A window of the Canis lupus baileyi chromosome 8, mCanLup2.hap1, whole genome shotgun sequence genome harbors these coding sequences:
- the ALG1 gene encoding chitobiosyldiphosphodolichol beta-mannosyltransferase isoform X4: MAAFCVALPAVAASLLLLLLLLLVSWKRWRGARAKRHVLIVVLGDVGRSPRMQYHALSFVQSGFAVTLLGFCNSRPYEELLQNSRIQIVSLTELQKLPVGPYIFQYGLKVVFQSVHLLWKLICREPAAYIFLQNPPGLPAIAVCWFVGFLCGSKLIIDWHNYGYTIMGLVHGPSHCLVLLAKWYEKLCGRLSHLNLCVTNSMREDLAENWSIKAVTVYDKPASFFKETPLDLQHQLFMKLGCTYPAFKARLEPLDLATERSAFTERDAQSGVVTHLRGRPALLISSTSWTEDEDFSILLAALEKFEQLILDGESLPSLVCVITGSADLGVCLHKSSSGLDLPMKVVDMFGCCLPVCAVKFRSLQELVKHEENGLVFEDAEELAGQLQMLFSKFPDPAGKLNQFRKNLRESEQLRWDESWKQTVLPLVMDT; this comes from the exons ATGGCGGCCTTCTGCGTGGCGCTGCCGGCGGTGGCGGcgtcgctgctgctgctgctgctgctgctgctggtctccTGGAAGCGCTGGCGGGGGGCGCGCGCGAAGAGGCACGTGCTCATCGTGGTGCTGGGCGACGTGGGCCGCAGCCCCCGCATGCAGTACCACGCGCTGTCGTTCGTCCAGAGCGGCTTCGCCGTGACCCTTCTGGGCTTCTGCA ACTCCAGACCCTATGAGGAGCTCTTGCAGAACAGCAGAATTCAGATTGTGAGTTTGACAGAACTTCAGAAACTTCCAG TTGGGCCCTACATTTTCCAGTATGGACTCAAAGTTGTATTTCAGTCCGTGCACTTGCTGTGGAAGTTGATATGCAGGGAACCAGCAGCCTACATCTTTCTCCAG AAccccccaggcctgcctgccaTTGCTGTCTGCTGGTTTGTGGGCTTCCTCTGTGGGAGCAAGCTCATCATCGACTGGCACAACTATGGGTACACCATTATGGGTCTGGTGCATGGCCCCAGCCACTGTCTTGTCCTCCTGGCCAAGTG GTATGAGAAACTCTGTGGGCGCCTGTCCCACCTGAACTTGTGTGTGACGAACTCGATGCGGGAAGACCTGGCAGAGAACTGGAGCATCAA AGCCGTGACCGTCTATGACAAGCCAGcatctttctttaaagaaacacCCTTGGATCTGCAACACCAACTGTTTATGAAGCTGGGCTGCACCTATCCTGCATTTAAGGCCCG CTTAGAACCCCTGGATCTGGCAACAGAGAGGTCGGCCTTCACAGAGCGGGATGCTCAGAGTGGGGTGGTGACGCATCTTCGTGGGCGGCCGGCCCTGTTGATCAGCAGCACCAGCTGGACAG AGGATGAAGACTTCTCCATCTTGCTGGCAGCATTAGAAA agtTTGAACAGCTGATCCTAGATGGAGAGAGCCTTCCTTCTCTGGTCTGTGTGATAACAG GGTCTGCGGACCTGGGTGTGTGCCTACACAAGTCCTCTAGCGGCCTGGACCTACCCATGAAGGTGGTGGATATGTTCGGGTGCTGTCTGCCCGTGTGCGCTGTGAAATTCCGAAG CTTGCAGGAGCTTGTGAAACACGAGGAAAACGGCCTGGTCTTTGAGGATGCTGAGGAGCTGGCAGGGCAGCTGCAG ATGCTTTTCTCAAAGTTTCCTGATCCTGCTGGCAAACTAAACCAATTCCGGAAGAACCTCCGGGAGTCAGAGCAGCTTCGATGGGATGAGAGCTGGAAGCAGACGGTGCTGCCTTTGGTTATGGACACATGA
- the ALG1 gene encoding chitobiosyldiphosphodolichol beta-mannosyltransferase isoform X1: MAAFCVALPAVAASLLLLLLLLLVSWKRWRGARAKRHVLIVVLGDVGRSPRMQYHALSFVQSGFAVTLLGFCNSRPYEELLQNSRIQIVSLTELQKLPVGPYIFQYGLKVVFQSVHLLWKLICREPAAYIFLQNPPGLPAIAVCWFVGFLCGSKLIIDWHNYGYTIMGLVHGPSHCLVLLAKWYEKLCGRLSHLNLCVTNSMREDLAENWSIKAVTVYDKPASFFKETPLDLQHQLFMKLGCTYPAFKARLEPLDLATERSAFTERDAQSGVVTHLRGRPALLISSTSWTEDEDFSILLAALEKFEQLILDGESLPSLVCVITGKGPLKEYYCSLISQKRFQHIQVCTPWLEAEDYPLLLGSADLGVCLHKSSSGLDLPMKVVDMFGCCLPVCAVKFRSLQELVKHEENGLVFEDAEELAGQLQMLFSKFPDPAGKLNQFRKNLRESEQLRWDESWKQTVLPLVMDT, from the exons ATGGCGGCCTTCTGCGTGGCGCTGCCGGCGGTGGCGGcgtcgctgctgctgctgctgctgctgctgctggtctccTGGAAGCGCTGGCGGGGGGCGCGCGCGAAGAGGCACGTGCTCATCGTGGTGCTGGGCGACGTGGGCCGCAGCCCCCGCATGCAGTACCACGCGCTGTCGTTCGTCCAGAGCGGCTTCGCCGTGACCCTTCTGGGCTTCTGCA ACTCCAGACCCTATGAGGAGCTCTTGCAGAACAGCAGAATTCAGATTGTGAGTTTGACAGAACTTCAGAAACTTCCAG TTGGGCCCTACATTTTCCAGTATGGACTCAAAGTTGTATTTCAGTCCGTGCACTTGCTGTGGAAGTTGATATGCAGGGAACCAGCAGCCTACATCTTTCTCCAG AAccccccaggcctgcctgccaTTGCTGTCTGCTGGTTTGTGGGCTTCCTCTGTGGGAGCAAGCTCATCATCGACTGGCACAACTATGGGTACACCATTATGGGTCTGGTGCATGGCCCCAGCCACTGTCTTGTCCTCCTGGCCAAGTG GTATGAGAAACTCTGTGGGCGCCTGTCCCACCTGAACTTGTGTGTGACGAACTCGATGCGGGAAGACCTGGCAGAGAACTGGAGCATCAA AGCCGTGACCGTCTATGACAAGCCAGcatctttctttaaagaaacacCCTTGGATCTGCAACACCAACTGTTTATGAAGCTGGGCTGCACCTATCCTGCATTTAAGGCCCG CTTAGAACCCCTGGATCTGGCAACAGAGAGGTCGGCCTTCACAGAGCGGGATGCTCAGAGTGGGGTGGTGACGCATCTTCGTGGGCGGCCGGCCCTGTTGATCAGCAGCACCAGCTGGACAG AGGATGAAGACTTCTCCATCTTGCTGGCAGCATTAGAAA agtTTGAACAGCTGATCCTAGATGGAGAGAGCCTTCCTTCTCTGGTCTGTGTGATAACAG GCAAAGGGCCTCTGAAGGAGTATTACTGCAGCCTCATCAGCCAGAAGCGTTTCCAGCACATCCAGGTCTGTACTCCGTGGCTGGAGGCCGAGGACTACCCCCTGCTTCTAG GGTCTGCGGACCTGGGTGTGTGCCTACACAAGTCCTCTAGCGGCCTGGACCTACCCATGAAGGTGGTGGATATGTTCGGGTGCTGTCTGCCCGTGTGCGCTGTGAAATTCCGAAG CTTGCAGGAGCTTGTGAAACACGAGGAAAACGGCCTGGTCTTTGAGGATGCTGAGGAGCTGGCAGGGCAGCTGCAG ATGCTTTTCTCAAAGTTTCCTGATCCTGCTGGCAAACTAAACCAATTCCGGAAGAACCTCCGGGAGTCAGAGCAGCTTCGATGGGATGAGAGCTGGAAGCAGACGGTGCTGCCTTTGGTTATGGACACATGA
- the ALG1 gene encoding chitobiosyldiphosphodolichol beta-mannosyltransferase isoform X2 has product MAAFCVALPAVAASLLLLLLLLLVSWKRWRGARAKRHVLIVVLGDVGRSPRMQYHALSFVQSGFAVTLLGFCNSRPYEELLQNSRIQIVSLTELQKLPVGPYIFQYGLKVVFQSVHLLWKLICREPAAYIFLQNPPGLPAIAVCWFVGFLCGSKLIIDWHNYGYTIMGLVHGPSHCLVLLAKWYEKLCGRLSHLNLCVTNSMREDLAENWSIKAVTVYDKPASFFKETPLDLQHQLFMKLGCTYPAFKARLEPLDLATERSAFTERDAQSGVVTHLRGRPALLISSTSWTEDEDFSILLAALESKGPLKEYYCSLISQKRFQHIQVCTPWLEAEDYPLLLGSADLGVCLHKSSSGLDLPMKVVDMFGCCLPVCAVKFRSLQELVKHEENGLVFEDAEELAGQLQMLFSKFPDPAGKLNQFRKNLRESEQLRWDESWKQTVLPLVMDT; this is encoded by the exons ATGGCGGCCTTCTGCGTGGCGCTGCCGGCGGTGGCGGcgtcgctgctgctgctgctgctgctgctgctggtctccTGGAAGCGCTGGCGGGGGGCGCGCGCGAAGAGGCACGTGCTCATCGTGGTGCTGGGCGACGTGGGCCGCAGCCCCCGCATGCAGTACCACGCGCTGTCGTTCGTCCAGAGCGGCTTCGCCGTGACCCTTCTGGGCTTCTGCA ACTCCAGACCCTATGAGGAGCTCTTGCAGAACAGCAGAATTCAGATTGTGAGTTTGACAGAACTTCAGAAACTTCCAG TTGGGCCCTACATTTTCCAGTATGGACTCAAAGTTGTATTTCAGTCCGTGCACTTGCTGTGGAAGTTGATATGCAGGGAACCAGCAGCCTACATCTTTCTCCAG AAccccccaggcctgcctgccaTTGCTGTCTGCTGGTTTGTGGGCTTCCTCTGTGGGAGCAAGCTCATCATCGACTGGCACAACTATGGGTACACCATTATGGGTCTGGTGCATGGCCCCAGCCACTGTCTTGTCCTCCTGGCCAAGTG GTATGAGAAACTCTGTGGGCGCCTGTCCCACCTGAACTTGTGTGTGACGAACTCGATGCGGGAAGACCTGGCAGAGAACTGGAGCATCAA AGCCGTGACCGTCTATGACAAGCCAGcatctttctttaaagaaacacCCTTGGATCTGCAACACCAACTGTTTATGAAGCTGGGCTGCACCTATCCTGCATTTAAGGCCCG CTTAGAACCCCTGGATCTGGCAACAGAGAGGTCGGCCTTCACAGAGCGGGATGCTCAGAGTGGGGTGGTGACGCATCTTCGTGGGCGGCCGGCCCTGTTGATCAGCAGCACCAGCTGGACAG AGGATGAAGACTTCTCCATCTTGCTGGCAGCATTAGAAA GCAAAGGGCCTCTGAAGGAGTATTACTGCAGCCTCATCAGCCAGAAGCGTTTCCAGCACATCCAGGTCTGTACTCCGTGGCTGGAGGCCGAGGACTACCCCCTGCTTCTAG GGTCTGCGGACCTGGGTGTGTGCCTACACAAGTCCTCTAGCGGCCTGGACCTACCCATGAAGGTGGTGGATATGTTCGGGTGCTGTCTGCCCGTGTGCGCTGTGAAATTCCGAAG CTTGCAGGAGCTTGTGAAACACGAGGAAAACGGCCTGGTCTTTGAGGATGCTGAGGAGCTGGCAGGGCAGCTGCAG ATGCTTTTCTCAAAGTTTCCTGATCCTGCTGGCAAACTAAACCAATTCCGGAAGAACCTCCGGGAGTCAGAGCAGCTTCGATGGGATGAGAGCTGGAAGCAGACGGTGCTGCCTTTGGTTATGGACACATGA
- the ALG1 gene encoding chitobiosyldiphosphodolichol beta-mannosyltransferase isoform X6 produces the protein MNEIAQMDLSANSGKVPHQQSDWGDPSSVLSCIIGVKSVEVVAVVVGPKALGQAVICLFRAVTVYDKPASFFKETPLDLQHQLFMKLGCTYPAFKARLEPLDLATERSAFTERDAQSGVVTHLRGRPALLISSTSWTEDEDFSILLAALEKFEQLILDGESLPSLVCVITGKGPLKEYYCSLISQKRFQHIQVCTPWLEAEDYPLLLGSADLGVCLHKSSSGLDLPMKVVDMFGCCLPVCAVKFRSLQELVKHEENGLVFEDAEELAGQLQMLFSKFPDPAGKLNQFRKNLRESEQLRWDESWKQTVLPLVMDT, from the exons ATGAATGAAATAGCACAGATGGATCTCAGTGCAAACTCTGGGAAGGTGCCTCACCAGCAATCCGACTGGGGAGACCCCAGCTCTGTGCTTTCCTGTATCATAGGTGTCAAGTCGGTGGAGGTGGTGGCAGTAGTGGTGGGTCCCAAGGCTCTGGGCCAAGCGGTGATATGTCTTTTCAG AGCCGTGACCGTCTATGACAAGCCAGcatctttctttaaagaaacacCCTTGGATCTGCAACACCAACTGTTTATGAAGCTGGGCTGCACCTATCCTGCATTTAAGGCCCG CTTAGAACCCCTGGATCTGGCAACAGAGAGGTCGGCCTTCACAGAGCGGGATGCTCAGAGTGGGGTGGTGACGCATCTTCGTGGGCGGCCGGCCCTGTTGATCAGCAGCACCAGCTGGACAG AGGATGAAGACTTCTCCATCTTGCTGGCAGCATTAGAAA agtTTGAACAGCTGATCCTAGATGGAGAGAGCCTTCCTTCTCTGGTCTGTGTGATAACAG GCAAAGGGCCTCTGAAGGAGTATTACTGCAGCCTCATCAGCCAGAAGCGTTTCCAGCACATCCAGGTCTGTACTCCGTGGCTGGAGGCCGAGGACTACCCCCTGCTTCTAG GGTCTGCGGACCTGGGTGTGTGCCTACACAAGTCCTCTAGCGGCCTGGACCTACCCATGAAGGTGGTGGATATGTTCGGGTGCTGTCTGCCCGTGTGCGCTGTGAAATTCCGAAG CTTGCAGGAGCTTGTGAAACACGAGGAAAACGGCCTGGTCTTTGAGGATGCTGAGGAGCTGGCAGGGCAGCTGCAG ATGCTTTTCTCAAAGTTTCCTGATCCTGCTGGCAAACTAAACCAATTCCGGAAGAACCTCCGGGAGTCAGAGCAGCTTCGATGGGATGAGAGCTGGAAGCAGACGGTGCTGCCTTTGGTTATGGACACATGA
- the ALG1 gene encoding chitobiosyldiphosphodolichol beta-mannosyltransferase isoform X5, producing MTSLEDSRPYEELLQNSRIQIVSLTELQKLPVGPYIFQYGLKVVFQSVHLLWKLICREPAAYIFLQNPPGLPAIAVCWFVGFLCGSKLIIDWHNYGYTIMGLVHGPSHCLVLLAKWYEKLCGRLSHLNLCVTNSMREDLAENWSIKAVTVYDKPASFFKETPLDLQHQLFMKLGCTYPAFKARLEPLDLATERSAFTERDAQSGVVTHLRGRPALLISSTSWTEDEDFSILLAALEKFEQLILDGESLPSLVCVITGKGPLKEYYCSLISQKRFQHIQVCTPWLEAEDYPLLLGSADLGVCLHKSSSGLDLPMKVVDMFGCCLPVCAVKFRSLQELVKHEENGLVFEDAEELAGQLQMLFSKFPDPAGKLNQFRKNLRESEQLRWDESWKQTVLPLVMDT from the exons ATGACGTCTTTAGAGG ACTCCAGACCCTATGAGGAGCTCTTGCAGAACAGCAGAATTCAGATTGTGAGTTTGACAGAACTTCAGAAACTTCCAG TTGGGCCCTACATTTTCCAGTATGGACTCAAAGTTGTATTTCAGTCCGTGCACTTGCTGTGGAAGTTGATATGCAGGGAACCAGCAGCCTACATCTTTCTCCAG AAccccccaggcctgcctgccaTTGCTGTCTGCTGGTTTGTGGGCTTCCTCTGTGGGAGCAAGCTCATCATCGACTGGCACAACTATGGGTACACCATTATGGGTCTGGTGCATGGCCCCAGCCACTGTCTTGTCCTCCTGGCCAAGTG GTATGAGAAACTCTGTGGGCGCCTGTCCCACCTGAACTTGTGTGTGACGAACTCGATGCGGGAAGACCTGGCAGAGAACTGGAGCATCAA AGCCGTGACCGTCTATGACAAGCCAGcatctttctttaaagaaacacCCTTGGATCTGCAACACCAACTGTTTATGAAGCTGGGCTGCACCTATCCTGCATTTAAGGCCCG CTTAGAACCCCTGGATCTGGCAACAGAGAGGTCGGCCTTCACAGAGCGGGATGCTCAGAGTGGGGTGGTGACGCATCTTCGTGGGCGGCCGGCCCTGTTGATCAGCAGCACCAGCTGGACAG AGGATGAAGACTTCTCCATCTTGCTGGCAGCATTAGAAA agtTTGAACAGCTGATCCTAGATGGAGAGAGCCTTCCTTCTCTGGTCTGTGTGATAACAG GCAAAGGGCCTCTGAAGGAGTATTACTGCAGCCTCATCAGCCAGAAGCGTTTCCAGCACATCCAGGTCTGTACTCCGTGGCTGGAGGCCGAGGACTACCCCCTGCTTCTAG GGTCTGCGGACCTGGGTGTGTGCCTACACAAGTCCTCTAGCGGCCTGGACCTACCCATGAAGGTGGTGGATATGTTCGGGTGCTGTCTGCCCGTGTGCGCTGTGAAATTCCGAAG CTTGCAGGAGCTTGTGAAACACGAGGAAAACGGCCTGGTCTTTGAGGATGCTGAGGAGCTGGCAGGGCAGCTGCAG ATGCTTTTCTCAAAGTTTCCTGATCCTGCTGGCAAACTAAACCAATTCCGGAAGAACCTCCGGGAGTCAGAGCAGCTTCGATGGGATGAGAGCTGGAAGCAGACGGTGCTGCCTTTGGTTATGGACACATGA
- the ALG1 gene encoding chitobiosyldiphosphodolichol beta-mannosyltransferase isoform X8 codes for MREDLAENWSIKAVTVYDKPASFFKETPLDLQHQLFMKLGCTYPAFKARLEPLDLATERSAFTERDAQSGVVTHLRGRPALLISSTSWTEDEDFSILLAALEKFEQLILDGESLPSLVCVITGKGPLKEYYCSLISQKRFQHIQVCTPWLEAEDYPLLLGSADLGVCLHKSSSGLDLPMKVVDMFGCCLPVCAVKFRSLQELVKHEENGLVFEDAEELAGQLQMLFSKFPDPAGKLNQFRKNLRESEQLRWDESWKQTVLPLVMDT; via the exons ATGCGGGAAGACCTGGCAGAGAACTGGAGCATCAA AGCCGTGACCGTCTATGACAAGCCAGcatctttctttaaagaaacacCCTTGGATCTGCAACACCAACTGTTTATGAAGCTGGGCTGCACCTATCCTGCATTTAAGGCCCG CTTAGAACCCCTGGATCTGGCAACAGAGAGGTCGGCCTTCACAGAGCGGGATGCTCAGAGTGGGGTGGTGACGCATCTTCGTGGGCGGCCGGCCCTGTTGATCAGCAGCACCAGCTGGACAG AGGATGAAGACTTCTCCATCTTGCTGGCAGCATTAGAAA agtTTGAACAGCTGATCCTAGATGGAGAGAGCCTTCCTTCTCTGGTCTGTGTGATAACAG GCAAAGGGCCTCTGAAGGAGTATTACTGCAGCCTCATCAGCCAGAAGCGTTTCCAGCACATCCAGGTCTGTACTCCGTGGCTGGAGGCCGAGGACTACCCCCTGCTTCTAG GGTCTGCGGACCTGGGTGTGTGCCTACACAAGTCCTCTAGCGGCCTGGACCTACCCATGAAGGTGGTGGATATGTTCGGGTGCTGTCTGCCCGTGTGCGCTGTGAAATTCCGAAG CTTGCAGGAGCTTGTGAAACACGAGGAAAACGGCCTGGTCTTTGAGGATGCTGAGGAGCTGGCAGGGCAGCTGCAG ATGCTTTTCTCAAAGTTTCCTGATCCTGCTGGCAAACTAAACCAATTCCGGAAGAACCTCCGGGAGTCAGAGCAGCTTCGATGGGATGAGAGCTGGAAGCAGACGGTGCTGCCTTTGGTTATGGACACATGA
- the ALG1 gene encoding chitobiosyldiphosphodolichol beta-mannosyltransferase isoform X3 — protein sequence MAAFCVALPAVAASLLLLLLLLLVSWKRWRGARAKRHVLIVVLGDVGRSPRMQYHALSFVQSGFAVTLLGFCNSRPYEELLQNSRIQIVSLTELQKLPVGPYIFQYGLKVVFQSVHLLWKLICREPAAYIFLQNPPGLPAIAVCWFVGFLCGSKLIIDWHNYGYTIMGLVHGPSHCLVLLAKWYEKLCGRLSHLNLCVTNSMREDLAENWSIKAVTVYDKPASFFKETPLDLQHQLFMKLGCTYPAFKARLEPLDLATERSAFTERDAQSGVVTHLRGRPALLISSTSWTEDEDFSILLAALEKFEQLILDGESLPSLVCVITGKGPLKEYYCSLISQKRFQHIQVCTPWLEAEDYPLLLGSADLGVCLHKSSSGLDLPMKVVDMFGCCLPVCAVKFRSLQELVKHEENGLVFEDAEELAGQLQVVTSAPRQDAFLKVS from the exons ATGGCGGCCTTCTGCGTGGCGCTGCCGGCGGTGGCGGcgtcgctgctgctgctgctgctgctgctgctggtctccTGGAAGCGCTGGCGGGGGGCGCGCGCGAAGAGGCACGTGCTCATCGTGGTGCTGGGCGACGTGGGCCGCAGCCCCCGCATGCAGTACCACGCGCTGTCGTTCGTCCAGAGCGGCTTCGCCGTGACCCTTCTGGGCTTCTGCA ACTCCAGACCCTATGAGGAGCTCTTGCAGAACAGCAGAATTCAGATTGTGAGTTTGACAGAACTTCAGAAACTTCCAG TTGGGCCCTACATTTTCCAGTATGGACTCAAAGTTGTATTTCAGTCCGTGCACTTGCTGTGGAAGTTGATATGCAGGGAACCAGCAGCCTACATCTTTCTCCAG AAccccccaggcctgcctgccaTTGCTGTCTGCTGGTTTGTGGGCTTCCTCTGTGGGAGCAAGCTCATCATCGACTGGCACAACTATGGGTACACCATTATGGGTCTGGTGCATGGCCCCAGCCACTGTCTTGTCCTCCTGGCCAAGTG GTATGAGAAACTCTGTGGGCGCCTGTCCCACCTGAACTTGTGTGTGACGAACTCGATGCGGGAAGACCTGGCAGAGAACTGGAGCATCAA AGCCGTGACCGTCTATGACAAGCCAGcatctttctttaaagaaacacCCTTGGATCTGCAACACCAACTGTTTATGAAGCTGGGCTGCACCTATCCTGCATTTAAGGCCCG CTTAGAACCCCTGGATCTGGCAACAGAGAGGTCGGCCTTCACAGAGCGGGATGCTCAGAGTGGGGTGGTGACGCATCTTCGTGGGCGGCCGGCCCTGTTGATCAGCAGCACCAGCTGGACAG AGGATGAAGACTTCTCCATCTTGCTGGCAGCATTAGAAA agtTTGAACAGCTGATCCTAGATGGAGAGAGCCTTCCTTCTCTGGTCTGTGTGATAACAG GCAAAGGGCCTCTGAAGGAGTATTACTGCAGCCTCATCAGCCAGAAGCGTTTCCAGCACATCCAGGTCTGTACTCCGTGGCTGGAGGCCGAGGACTACCCCCTGCTTCTAG GGTCTGCGGACCTGGGTGTGTGCCTACACAAGTCCTCTAGCGGCCTGGACCTACCCATGAAGGTGGTGGATATGTTCGGGTGCTGTCTGCCCGTGTGCGCTGTGAAATTCCGAAG CTTGCAGGAGCTTGTGAAACACGAGGAAAACGGCCTGGTCTTTGAGGATGCTGAGGAGCTGGCAGGGCAGCTGCAGGTAGTCACGTCTGCCCCACGCCAGG ATGCTTTTCTCAAAGTTTCCTGA
- the ALG1 gene encoding chitobiosyldiphosphodolichol beta-mannosyltransferase isoform X7, which yields MGLVHGPSHCLVLLAKWYEKLCGRLSHLNLCVTNSMREDLAENWSIKAVTVYDKPASFFKETPLDLQHQLFMKLGCTYPAFKARLEPLDLATERSAFTERDAQSGVVTHLRGRPALLISSTSWTEDEDFSILLAALEKFEQLILDGESLPSLVCVITGKGPLKEYYCSLISQKRFQHIQVCTPWLEAEDYPLLLGSADLGVCLHKSSSGLDLPMKVVDMFGCCLPVCAVKFRSLQELVKHEENGLVFEDAEELAGQLQMLFSKFPDPAGKLNQFRKNLRESEQLRWDESWKQTVLPLVMDT from the exons ATGGGTCTGGTGCATGGCCCCAGCCACTGTCTTGTCCTCCTGGCCAAGTG GTATGAGAAACTCTGTGGGCGCCTGTCCCACCTGAACTTGTGTGTGACGAACTCGATGCGGGAAGACCTGGCAGAGAACTGGAGCATCAA AGCCGTGACCGTCTATGACAAGCCAGcatctttctttaaagaaacacCCTTGGATCTGCAACACCAACTGTTTATGAAGCTGGGCTGCACCTATCCTGCATTTAAGGCCCG CTTAGAACCCCTGGATCTGGCAACAGAGAGGTCGGCCTTCACAGAGCGGGATGCTCAGAGTGGGGTGGTGACGCATCTTCGTGGGCGGCCGGCCCTGTTGATCAGCAGCACCAGCTGGACAG AGGATGAAGACTTCTCCATCTTGCTGGCAGCATTAGAAA agtTTGAACAGCTGATCCTAGATGGAGAGAGCCTTCCTTCTCTGGTCTGTGTGATAACAG GCAAAGGGCCTCTGAAGGAGTATTACTGCAGCCTCATCAGCCAGAAGCGTTTCCAGCACATCCAGGTCTGTACTCCGTGGCTGGAGGCCGAGGACTACCCCCTGCTTCTAG GGTCTGCGGACCTGGGTGTGTGCCTACACAAGTCCTCTAGCGGCCTGGACCTACCCATGAAGGTGGTGGATATGTTCGGGTGCTGTCTGCCCGTGTGCGCTGTGAAATTCCGAAG CTTGCAGGAGCTTGTGAAACACGAGGAAAACGGCCTGGTCTTTGAGGATGCTGAGGAGCTGGCAGGGCAGCTGCAG ATGCTTTTCTCAAAGTTTCCTGATCCTGCTGGCAAACTAAACCAATTCCGGAAGAACCTCCGGGAGTCAGAGCAGCTTCGATGGGATGAGAGCTGGAAGCAGACGGTGCTGCCTTTGGTTATGGACACATGA